DNA sequence from the Synechococcus sp. UW179A genome:
ATCGATGGCATCAACCTACCGTTCAGAGTGCGGCCCGCCTCAGTTGAAGTGAGAATTGGCTTCAGATCCTTATCAAGAACGCCCTCTGAACAGCATCTGAACACGCCAGGATGTGCCTATGGCTTTAACTCTCGTCTATGACGGCGGCTGCCCTTTCTGCAGTCATTTCGCCCAACGCAGTGAACTGATGGGTGGTCTACCGAACCTGGTGATCAGGGATGGGCGCAGTGACCACGCGCTGAGAGCCGAATTACGCCATAAAGGGTTCAACCTCAGCAACGGCGCAGTGCTGATGGATGAAGACCACATCTGGCACGGCAGTGAAGCCATTTCAATCCTCTGTCAACAACTGTCCCCAAGCGACCCACTGCTGCGTCTGTTGAATGGTGTATTCAGCGATTCCGGTCGGTCCAATCGTCTTTATCCAGGTCTGCTGATGGCACGGAAGATCGCGCTCGGATTGCGAGGGCTGCCTGTGGATCCTGATCAGGCTTGAGTGGAACTCCCAAGCAAATTGGGAGAAAGCTGCTCAACATGATCAGAGGCGTGATCGTGCTGGTAGGCGAACTCTTCGAGCTCAGCATGCAACTCCAGCAACATCACAGCCATTGAATGGGCCAGTTCCCTGCTGAAGCTGATCTGCATGGAGCGC
Encoded proteins:
- a CDS encoding DCC1-like thiol-disulfide oxidoreductase family protein, which gives rise to MALTLVYDGGCPFCSHFAQRSELMGGLPNLVIRDGRSDHALRAELRHKGFNLSNGAVLMDEDHIWHGSEAISILCQQLSPSDPLLRLLNGVFSDSGRSNRLYPGLLMARKIALGLRGLPVDPDQA